Genomic segment of bacterium:
ATGTCTCACCTGCGACCAATGAAGTCTGGGACACCACCCGAATCATGGTGAAGTCCTCCAATAAGGGGATGGCGAAAATCGCGTTGCAGACGCCGCTCCCTGCCATGCTGAACACCCTGCACAAGCTTCACCTCGGGGAGCAACTCCTCGGCTTCGCTGATGAAGGGTCCGGAAAAATTGGGCTCCCCGGGCAGCGCTGGGGGGAGGCAGAGCGGGGCACCCTGGGGTATGGCCACGGCATGATCACAGTCACGCCCCTGCAGATGACTGCCGCGATGAATGCCATCGCCACGGGCAGTTATGTGCGTCCGCGGCTGATCCGGGCCACCCAGGCGGGCAATGGCCAATGGCGGGAAGTCGCGCCCGCTCCCCGGGAAGTCACCTTCGATCCGGCTGCGATCCAGGCAGTCCAGGCGCAGCTGGAGGCTGTCGTCACGCAGGAAGGGACCGGCCATCGGGCACGGGTTGATGGCTTCCGGGTCGCTGGCAAGACGGGTACAGCGAAGAAGATCGTGGGGGGCGCTTACTCAAAGCAGTACTACTCCTCCTTCCTGGGCTATGGCCCGGTGGAAGCTCCACGCTACACGGTTCTGGTGATGTATGACGAACCCATCGTCGACAAGTACGGCGGACTTGCCGCCGCACCGGTCTTTAGTTCCATCATGGAATGGCTCTTGCTACGGGATAAGCGACGCCCATCAGGCAACGACCCCTCCGGGGATGTGGCACCTCCCGACATCCTCCTGGCTCGCCGCTAAAAGCTGTCCACGTTCCGTGTTGTGACAAGCCGGGCGCATAGCGCCCGGCCTTTTGTCAGGTCGTAGGCGCATAGCGCCCGGCCTTTTGCTGGGTCGAAGGGGTGCTGAAGCCGCCGGCAGCATCTGCCCGGTCGCTGGAACGAATTCTGCTACGCTCCCCTGTGTGAACCGGCTTGAAGCTCTCCTCGCTACCCTCCAGCCTGATCCCCTCCCCGCGTCCACGATCGAACAGTGTCTGGAAGGCACCTTTGACACCCCGTTGTCCGGGGATGGCCTCTGTCATGGGCTGGCCTATGACTCACGCCGGGTGACGCCAGGATCGCTCTTTGTCGCCCTTTGCGGCGAAAAGGTGGATGGGCACGCATATCTCCGCGATGCCTGGGAGCGGGGGGCGCGGGGCGCGGTGGTCGAGCATCCTGATGCTGCTCTGGCCATGCCTCAACTCACTGTGACGGACAGCCGTCGCGCCTTAAGCCTGCTGAGCGATCTCGCCTACCGTGCATCTTCACGGCATCTCTCGACCATCGGCATCACCGGGACCAAGGGCAAAACATCCACGACCTACTTCGTTCGACATCTGCTGGAGCAGGGCGGACATCAAACAGGTGTGATCGGCACCCTGGGCTGGCATGTGGGTGGTGAAACAGTCCCACTCCCGCTGACCACACCAGAGTCGCTGGAGTTGCATCAACTGCTGGCAGCTTTGCGGCAGGCGGGGTGCTCCCATGTCGCGATGGAAGCCTCGGCGCACGGGGTCCACTTTCAGCGGACCCGTGATGTCACCTTCTCCCGGCTCCTCTTTACGAATCTGGCGCAGGATCACCTCGATTTCTTCGGCAGCATGGAAGCATACGGTGCTGCGAAAGCCCGGCTCTTTACGGAGCAGTTGCCAGAGCATCCGGAAGCACTTGGACTCATCAACATCGATGATCCCTTCGGGCAGCAGCTGGCATCGCTGCTCCCGGCTGAGCAGCTCATGACCGTGGGTACCCAGGCACAGGCGCAGGTACGGGGCACGCTCATGGAAGCGCGTCCGGGCCAGCTCCGACTCCGGATCCAGTTCCGGGAGCAGGGCGAGATTGAAGCGCTGGTGCCTTTAGGGGGAGCGTTCTTCCTGACCAATCTGCTGCTGGCCGCCGCCACTGCTGCCAGTCTGGGCGTCAGCCTGACCGCGATCACCGCAGGCCTGGCCACGATGCCCGCGGTCCCCGGACGTCATGAAGTCGTCTCGACTCCCGACGATGACATCTCAGTGGTCGTGGACTACGCCCATACGCCGATGAGCGTGGCCGCCATCCTGGCGACGGTCGAACGGGACTCCGCCCGTCCGGTGATCGCGCTGGTGGGGTGCGGCGGCGACCGGGATCGGAGCAAGCGTCCTCAAATGGGACGCCTCGCGCTGGATGGGGCCGACCAGGTCTTTGTGACCTCCGACAATCCACGCAGTGAAGACCCGGAAGCCATCATCGCCGACATCCTCACCGGGATTCCCACAGAAGCGGTCGGGCAGAGCGTCCGTGTGGAGGTTGACCGGGGGACCGCCATCGCCTCGATGATCCAGGAAGCCCCCGCCGGGGCGCGGCTCTTTATCCTCGGCAAAGGCCACGAGCCTTATCAGATTCTGAAAGACCGCACGATTGCCTTTGATGATCGGGAACATGCCCGGACCGCACTGGCGGCTCGTCGTGAAGCACGACTGGGAGCCACTGTATGACCGCGACTCCCCTCTCGCCAGACTCACCCATCAGCACCCATCCGGCCCCTCCGCCTCTGCGACTCACCCTGGCGGAGGTCGTGGTCGAAACAGGCGCGACCCTGTTGCAGGGAGACCCGGAGTCGTTGCTGGGAGCGGTGGATATCGACTCCCGTCGACTGCAGCCAGGTGACTGGTTCCTCGCACATGTCGGTTCGCAGGTCGATGGGCATGGCTATCTCGCCGATGCGGCACTACAACAAATCGGGGGAGCTATCGTCACGGATCGCTCGCGCCTCCCTGCAGGCTGGGGCCTCCCCACCCTGGTGGTCGAGTCACATCAGGAGTTTCTGGAACGATTGGGAATGGCCATCCGGTCGCGCTTTACCGGACCGGTCGTCGGCATCACTGGTAGTGTCGGCAAAACATCCTGTCGTCACATCCTCAGCCATCTGCTGAGCGCGGACCGGACGGTCCTGTCGACCCCCTGGAACTGGAATACGGAGATTGGGGTCCCGCTCACTCTGACGCATCTGCTTCAGGAAGGGGCGGATGTCTGTGTGCTGGAACTGGCGATGCGGGGGGCGGGGCAGATAAGTCAACTCACACGCATTACCCGTCCACAAGTTGGCATCCTGACGGCCATTGCTCCGGTCCATCTGGAGTTACTCGGTTCGCTCTGGGGGATTCTGGAGGCAAAGCTGGAGCTCTTCCGGGAGATGGCACCAGAGGGGACCTGGGTCTACCCCGCCTCCGACACCTTCCTGCAGGCGGGACTGGCGAACCTCCCGACCATCGCTCATCAGACTCTCCTCTTTATGCCGGGGCAGGAGCTGCTGGGTCCGGGCGATCCGGCGATTCTCCGCGCTGACTCCCTTGTCTGGCAGGAAGCTGTGGAGTCCTGGGCCTTCAACCTCGACTGGCAGCATCAACGGGTCCCGACAGCGCTGCGGACCATCGCGCAGGCGCAAATCTGGAGTGCCCTGGCGGCGATTGCTGGCGCGCTGGCGCTGGGGATGTCGCTTGAGCAGATCGGCGCACAGTTGCCACAGGTTCCACCTATCACAGGGCGCATGGAGCTGCGTCGTCGCTTCCCGCAGCGCATACTCCTGTTCGACTGTTACAACTCGAATCCTGTCTCGGCAGCAGAAGCGCTTGAAACACTGGTACGGGTCGCCGGGTCTCGCCCTGCCATCGCGATTCTCGGCGGCATGAAGGAACTCGGTGCGGAGAGCGAGCGCTACCATCGGGAACTGGGGACCCGGGTCCGCCTGCTCGGCATCCCCTGGTTGTTGGCGATCGGAGAGGAATCGACCTGGATCGCCGATGCTGCGGCTGGTGGCAGCACTACGGTCTTTACCGCCGCGACCGCACACGACGCCGTGGGCTGGCTGCAGACACAAGTCCCGGCCGATGCAGTCGTCCTGCTCAAAGGATCCCGGGCATACGCTCTGGAGTCGTTGCTGGAGCATTCCTGGTAGCTCCCGCAGAAAGGAACCGGGTCGCTGACTCCCCTTTGGCATCCCCTATTGATTCTGCTCGCAGCGGCCATCGTCACCTGGCTGACCGATGGCTGGCTGCTGCAATGGCTCACACGGCAACAGGTGCGGGCACAGATACGGACCGATGGACCTGCGACGCATCAGGCGAAGGCGAAGACACCTGCCCTCGGCGGCGCGGTCTTTCCCCTGGGTTGGCTGGCCGGACTCCTGGTGGGAGTCGGATTCCTCCTGGCCGAAGACCGGACGTACTTCTCCGCCACTCCGCATCGCATCACCCTGGCCCTGCTGCTACTGGTCAACACGGCCGCGTTCGGCATCGGATTCGCCGATGACTGGCTCAAGGTCGCGCAGAAGAGTTCGACGGGACTGAAGGCCCGGTTCCGGCTTCCGCTTCAGCTTTTGGCGGGATTGCTCCTCGGTTGGGTGGCCTCGATGCTGGCCGGCGATGCTGTACGGCACTTCCTCCCTATCCCCGGACTGCAGTGGGCCTTGCTGCCATCGATGGCGCTGGTGGGCTGGTTGACGCTTTACTTTGCCGGCACGCTGAACGCTGTGAACTTCACCGATGGCCTCGACACGCTGCTGGCGGGTACGGGCACCATCGCGCTACTGATTGTGGGGATCCTGTCTTATGGCTGGGTCGCCCGATGGGTTCCGATGGACCCACTGTTGGGGCATGCTGCTTTCGCCGGGGCAGGCGTGCTACTGGGGTTTTATCCGCACAATCGTCATCCCGCGAAACTCTTCATGGGCGATGGGGGGGCCTACTTCATCGGGGGGCTGCTGGCGAGCATTACGGCCCTGCAGGGGACTTCCTTCTGTTTTCTGGTCATCGGAGCGGTCTTTTATCTCGAACTCCTGAGCGTCATCCTGCAGGTCAGTGTGTTCCGGCTGACAAAGGGCCAACGTCGGCTCTTTCCGATGGCCCCTCTGCATCACGCCCTCGAAGTGAAGGGCTGGAAAGAGCAGGATGTGGTGAGCCTGTTCTGGGGCATTAGCCTGGGGGCTGGCCTCCTTGGCTGGTGGATCGTCCGGACACTCTGACCAACAGTCCGGGTCCCTTTGCTACCATGCTCTTACGCCACTCCCACATCCTTGCGTCACCAGAGGAAGTCCTATGACCACACCTGCAGAACGCCCGTCCACGGCTCCCAGTCCCAAAGCCATCGCAGGGAAGCGATTCGCGATTTATGGACTGGGGGTGACTGGTCGGGCCATGTGCCGGTTCCTGCTGCAGCACGGCGGCCAGGTGATTGCCCTCGACGATGCACCTGCCGATCAGATAAGTCAGTTGGAGCGGGATGCACTGGAAGAAGCGGGTGTGGAACTGATTTTTCAACCGACAGCCCATGACTGGATGAGATTGCTGCCGCGAGTCGGCGCGCTGATCCCTTCTCCGGGTATCGCGGTCTCCCGACTTATCCTCGACATGACCACGCAAAACAAAGTGGAAGTGCTGGCCGAACTGGACCTGGCGGGGGACTACGCCCAGGGCCAGGTCGTGTCTGTCACCGGCACCAATGGCAAGTCCACGATTTCAGCCTGGATTCACTGGCTCCTGCGGGAAGCTGGACAGGATTCCCGGCTTGGGGGCAACTACGGTATCCCCAC
This window contains:
- the murE gene encoding UDP-N-acetylmuramoyl-L-alanyl-D-glutamate--2,6-diaminopimelate ligase, whose product is MNRLEALLATLQPDPLPASTIEQCLEGTFDTPLSGDGLCHGLAYDSRRVTPGSLFVALCGEKVDGHAYLRDAWERGARGAVVEHPDAALAMPQLTVTDSRRALSLLSDLAYRASSRHLSTIGITGTKGKTSTTYFVRHLLEQGGHQTGVIGTLGWHVGGETVPLPLTTPESLELHQLLAALRQAGCSHVAMEASAHGVHFQRTRDVTFSRLLFTNLAQDHLDFFGSMEAYGAAKARLFTEQLPEHPEALGLINIDDPFGQQLASLLPAEQLMTVGTQAQAQVRGTLMEARPGQLRLRIQFREQGEIEALVPLGGAFFLTNLLLAAATAASLGVSLTAITAGLATMPAVPGRHEVVSTPDDDISVVVDYAHTPMSVAAILATVERDSARPVIALVGCGGDRDRSKRPQMGRLALDGADQVFVTSDNPRSEDPEAIIADILTGIPTEAVGQSVRVEVDRGTAIASMIQEAPAGARLFILGKGHEPYQILKDRTIAFDDREHARTALAARREARLGATV
- the murF gene encoding UDP-N-acetylmuramoyl-tripeptide--D-alanyl-D-alanine ligase; amino-acid sequence: MTATPLSPDSPISTHPAPPPLRLTLAEVVVETGATLLQGDPESLLGAVDIDSRRLQPGDWFLAHVGSQVDGHGYLADAALQQIGGAIVTDRSRLPAGWGLPTLVVESHQEFLERLGMAIRSRFTGPVVGITGSVGKTSCRHILSHLLSADRTVLSTPWNWNTEIGVPLTLTHLLQEGADVCVLELAMRGAGQISQLTRITRPQVGILTAIAPVHLELLGSLWGILEAKLELFREMAPEGTWVYPASDTFLQAGLANLPTIAHQTLLFMPGQELLGPGDPAILRADSLVWQEAVESWAFNLDWQHQRVPTALRTIAQAQIWSALAAIAGALALGMSLEQIGAQLPQVPPITGRMELRRRFPQRILLFDCYNSNPVSAAEALETLVRVAGSRPAIAILGGMKELGAESERYHRELGTRVRLLGIPWLLAIGEESTWIADAAAGGSTTVFTAATAHDAVGWLQTQVPADAVVLLKGSRAYALESLLEHSW
- the mraY gene encoding Phospho-N-acetylmuramoyl-pentapeptide-transferase produces the protein MILLAAAIVTWLTDGWLLQWLTRQQVRAQIRTDGPATHQAKAKTPALGGAVFPLGWLAGLLVGVGFLLAEDRTYFSATPHRITLALLLLVNTAAFGIGFADDWLKVAQKSSTGLKARFRLPLQLLAGLLLGWVASMLAGDAVRHFLPIPGLQWALLPSMALVGWLTLYFAGTLNAVNFTDGLDTLLAGTGTIALLIVGILSYGWVARWVPMDPLLGHAAFAGAGVLLGFYPHNRHPAKLFMGDGGAYFIGGLLASITALQGTSFCFLVIGAVFYLELLSVILQVSVFRLTKGQRRLFPMAPLHHALEVKGWKEQDVVSLFWGISLGAGLLGWWIVRTL